CGGTGCAGCGCCTCGTCGTCCATCCAGCCGACCATCAGCACCTCGCCGCTGCCGTGCTGCTGCACGACGGCGGCGACCAGGCCGTCGGCGTCCCGCTTCAGCCGGGCGGCGAGGGCAGGGTCCAGGGCTGCATCCATGCAGTCATTCTGGCGGCTGCTCAGTGCCGCTGCTGCGCCGACCACGAGGCGTGCAGCCGCGAGTAGATCCCGCCCAGGGCGACCAGGTCGGCGTGCCGGCCGCGCTCGACGAGCCGGCCGGCGTCGAAGACGAGCACCTCGTCGGCGACCTCGGCCGTCGAGAGCCGGTGCGCGATCGTGAGCGCGGTGCGGCCGCGGGTGAGGCCCTCCAGCGCCCGCGCGATGCGCACCTCGGTCCCCGGGTCCACGGCACTGGTCGCCTCATCAAGGACAAGAAGATCCGGGTCGGCCAGGTACGCCCGGGCCAGCGCGACGAGCTGGCGCTCGCCCGCGGAGAGCTGCTCCCCGCGCTGTCCGACCTCGGTGGCCAGGCCGTGCCCGAGCCCACCGAGCCAGTCGGCCAGGCCGAGCTCGACCAGCGCGAGCTCGACCTGCTCGTCGATGGCGCCCGGCCGGCCGAGGCGGATGTTGTCGGCGATCGTGCCCTCGAAGAGGAAACCGTCCTGCGGCACCATGACGATCCGCGACCGCACCGACTCGAAGCCCACAGACCGCAGGTCGACCCCGTCGACGAGCACCCGGCCCTCCACCGGGTCCATCAGCCTCGTGAGCAGCTTGGCGAAGGTCGTCTTCCCCGACCCTGTCTCCCCGACGACCGCGACCCGGGAGCGCGGCTCCAGGGCCACGTCCACGTGCTCGAGCACGACCG
The nucleotide sequence above comes from Actinomycetes bacterium. Encoded proteins:
- a CDS encoding phosphoribosyl-AMP cyclohydrolase, translating into MDAALDPALAARLKRDADGLVAAVVQQHGSGEVLMVGWMDDEALHR